The stretch of DNA aaaatcttaaaaaaaaaaaaaaaaatttaaaaaaaaaaaagaaaaagaaaaaatgatggtCAGTCTTGGACTGTGTATAGAGGTGACTGAGGAACTGTTGGAGGGGGAGACCACATGGCCTATTCAGTAGCCGACAAGGAGCCATTTTGGGGTAGAGATAACATGATCAGGGAGTAGTTGATTCCTCAGGCCCCAAAACAGTGAGAATGAGAAAGAGGATGAGGTTTGAGGAAAGAGACATGGATTTAGCAATGAGGAGAATATGAGACCTTTTTATCGTTTGCTTGAGGTCCTTGTGATGATCATGTGTACATAGTTAACACCTTGAAGATTCTAGCTTGGAATGCTATTTTAGGAGAACTTGGGGTGGGGGCACTTTCCAATTCATATCAGTGATTTAGACTAACTGACTAAATTAAGAGACTTTTCCATAGAGGGATAACCCCTGTTTCTGTGTTTGAGAAACCAGCGTTCTAGTGATGTGCTAACAAAAAGAAGAGTTTCATGGGAAATGATTATATAATAGAATTAAATGACCTTATTCATGTTCTTGAGCATTAATTCAGGAGTGGCTTTGAACAGTCACTGTTTCTTTGaccatttctcttattttctggccagtcatagaaacaaaaagagaagagcaGAATTAGTGATTCTCAAGCTAATGaacccaagaatttttttttaaagattctatttttaggggtgcctgggtggctctgtcggttaagatctgcctttggctcaggtcatgatcccaggacctgggatcaagcccttcatggaactccttgctcaacaggaagcttgctgctccctctgcctgccgctccccctgcttgtacactctcactcgctctctgacagataaataaaatctttttaaaaagtctttaaaataggTAATTCCATGTTAATAGATAATTCCTAGgcattatacaaatatatttttgagtAAAAGAGTTGGAGGGGCCTTTTATGGTATctatcatttttcaaaattctgaatCAACTGGCCAAAGTTTAACCCTTGTTACATATATATACTGAATACATGGTTTCTTTTGGTATTCTCTGTACTTTTTTATGTTGGGGaaatttcataaagaaaagaaagcaagtcaCATAGTACTATGTACGTGTTCTGTTTGTATACAGAATGTTTTCTatactttctcattctttttttttttttaagattttatttatttatttgacagacaggcacaagtagtcagagaggcaggcagagagagagggggaagcaggctccctgctgagcagagagcccgatgtggggcttgatcccaggaccctgagatcatgacctgagctgaaggcagaggctttaacccactgagccacccaggcgcccctatactttCTCATTCTTTATACACTTAGAAAACAGCTGATAGGATGCCCACCAAACTGAAGCCcttggaagggaagagagatCATCAGAGGTAGGGGAGAGACAACCTTTTACTTGCTGCTTTCTCTACTTTGAGGTTATTTTTTTTGGTCAGGCTTTGAGAAGAGATGGAAGTGAAAACAGTTGATGAGAGCAGAGAGAACAGTTGTGGTTCAGCAGGCCCTGAGGAGGCTGGGAATGCTCGCAGTCCATGAAACCAAGGCCCCTGCCGCTGGGAACTGTGTGCTGGGGTCCTGCTGAGAAGGAAATTAATCCCTTTGGGCAGGCACTGCAGGGTAACTGGCCAGTAGACCTCTTTCCGAGAGTGGCAAGGTTAGGCCCTTAAGAGTTACTTGAAAATTCTTTgccaaatatatttattgattcaAGTTACCCTTGTCAGTTAGTCATCACAGTGTGTCACAGAGATAATAGTTGTATTCGGTTCAAGGTCAGCGGCCTCCAtattgtgtttgtgttttctccTAGAGAATCCAGCCTCAGCTCCCAGAGGAAGATGGTGATCACAGTGACAAAGAAGATGAACAGCCCCAAGTGGTGGTTTTAAAAAAGGGAGACCTGTCAGTTGAAGAAGTCAtgaagattaaagcagaaataaaggcTGCCAAAGCAGGTATGTCCGAAAGTAATCTGGTTTTTCTAACATTGTAGAGAGCCTGGAATATGAAATTGTCATATGTAATAGTATGGTATGTTCGAAGGAGAGAGTCCTAGGTTCAAACTTTGGCTTTAACTCACACCAGGTGTGTGATCCTCAACGAGTTATTTTGCCTCCCAACCTCAGGtacctcatcagtaaaatggagacTTACAATGGTACCTATCTTACtgggttgttatgaggattaagtgcaaatttaaattaaaatatcctgttttctttaaaaaaaaaaaatagatggttaGGTTTACACATTAGTCAACAGAGGTGTATTTAGTAAGTGCCTGAGGTGAACTATGCTATATGGTATAGTTTTCATGTTTCCTAAATACTTCTtacattattttaaggaaaaatgctGGAGTTCCAAACAATCATTTttcataatacataaaaatacagcCTGATTGTCATTCATTGGGGACTGGCAATATGATGGACTACTTtaggaaatgaatttttattaaggGACTGCATGTCTTGTGGGTGTAGCTAGAAAATAGAAACAGTGGAGAAGACTGGACTGAACTGACTCAGAACATCCTTAAATGCCATCTGAGATCTTCTTGCCATTGGAGTCTctaataaagacaaaataatgagAGAAGAAAGTTCCTTAACTTTGTTTTTGCTGCAGATGAAGAACCGGCTGTAGTTGATGGAAGAATTATGTATCGAAAACCGGTCAAGCGTTCCTCGGATGAAAAATATTCAGGTCTAACAGCAAGCTCGAAAAAGAAGAAGGcaaatgaagatgaaattaaTAAGCAGGACTCAGTTAAAAAGAACTCACAAAAGCAAGTCAAAAACAGTTGCCTCCTTTCTTTTGACAATGAGGATGAAAGTCAGTAAGTGTAAATATTTTGGACTTAGTCTTCCTTAAGAGTATATAGGGTGTTTTCTAAAGTGacacttttttatttctatttaaagatgacacaaattcattatagaaaattcacaggggcacctgggtggctcagtgggttgaagcctctgccttcggctcgggtcgtgatcccggggtcctgggatcgagccctgcgtcggagcctgcttcctcttctctctctgcctgcctctctgcctacgatctctgtctgtcaagtaaataaataaaatctttaaaaaaaaaaaaaaagaaagaaagaaaagaaaattcattaaaaaatgagtatGATAAAAATTTTGTCTATCAATACCCCTTTGACATGAGGCTAACTCTGTAGATATtaactattattaacattttggaaCTCCCACATGTgggatatgtatgtatgtaaattatattttttaaacaaaattgagattattttgtgtatgttttctgTCCTGCTTCTCACATAACTTTATATTCTGAGCATTTTTCCAGACCGGTAAAGTTCAGAAACTTAATTGCTATAGAGGATTTTGTCATTGAACAGAGCACCTATTGCATCTTCATTAGCAGAAGCCCACTTTCGAGGAAGATGATAATATGCCTAGTTAAGAATACCTCCCCAGCTCCTGCTAAAGGTAGCTATATCACAGCTCTGgcaatttgagaaataaaaatggatctTGTACAAGTGAGCTTCTAACACAAGTGATCTTGACAGAAGAgaggatctaatgtataacatggaGACTGTAGTTAATACACTGTAGAAAAGAGAGATACAAATAGAAGTCTGCTTTATAAAGCTACAAGGTGTTTGATACAAGAAAGCAGATCTGGCAAGCTTGAACCTTTGTCCTTCTCTCTACATCCTGCTACATCCAGGAGCACATACATGAAACCTGGGAGTACTGGAGCCATTTTTTTGGCCTAAGGAAGGCAGATCCTTTCTGTGGCTGGTTTAGTGGAAAGACTCAAGGCACTTGGATCCTGATAGCATGTTTCAAGGAGCTACTGCACCACCCACAGACTGCCAACCTCAGGACTTGATACATGAGAATAAACCAAAAACTGTAGTCAGTAATACTGCTTGCTGACACCTGAGAATTCAATGTCTCCTGCCCTCCTATTCCCTTAAGAGGCCCCCTTTAGTGTTGTGCTCCAAGAATTTGTCAGCCTCAAAAATAAAAGCCAATTATTTTATCAGCATTATGGGCTTATTTGAGAATAGTGGATGATTGCAATTCAGGACATACAGGCTACAACAAAACTGTAGGCAAGTTAGAAAAACAAAGGAGGGAACTGCTCTTTTATAGAGGGAAGGGGGAATTGGAGGAGTTGTTAGAAACAAAATGTCCTTTGGAGTACACTGGGGGTTCGAAACGTAatggcttttcattggctgagcTGTGGCCATCTCATTGGCTAGGCTATTGCCAGGCAAGGAGAtaatcttccttcttcctgcttggGGTTAGTAAAGTAGGCTTCTTGTTAGGAATGCAAGGTGTGGCTCTTTCTGTTAGTTCTGCAAAGGGCTGCAAGGTATGATATGTGTAAGCTCCCCCTTCTGGCCTCCCAACTCTATTTTAagtgacattttctttatttagtttCACAAATTTGAAACAAATACAGCCACATAGTAATCAACatgcttatgttttcttccatttccaccCCTCTTTATTCGCATATGACTTCTCCTTACcaactctccctgcccccaccacaaacacacaaaagTCCTACAACGCaagtttttatttagttagtGTCATCAAGGCTTCCCTGTTCATGGGAAAGAGAGGTCTAGAGCTTGACGTGAACTAAGATCCAACAGCGGAGGTATCCAAATCTTAGCAAGCTCTTCTGGGTACCCAGAAGTACACTTCACAGTGTCCAATCAaattccaataattttttttctctgattaaatcttcattttcttgagGATAAACTGGTCTTAAATTGTATTCTATTTAAATCAACatagtttaaataattttctgtagAGTAAGCATGAAATCATAGCCCAATTTCAagaatgttcttaaaaaaaaaagttctggggagcctgggtggcttagtcgttaagtgtctgccttcagctcaggtcatgatcccagagtcctggtatcgagccccgcattgggctccttgctctgcgggaggccttcttctccttctcccactccccctgcttgtgttccctctctcactgtgtgtctgtcaaataaataaaatctttaaaaaaaaaaaaaaaaagttcttaaaaaacacattgagaacCAAAAACTAATGCTGTACTTTGCTTGTTTTCAGTAGCCAGATTTATATACCTTGGGAACATCTATGGCTCAAAAccaatgaatggaaaaaaaaaaaaaaaacaatgaatggtAGTTATTTATTACATACAACTCATTTTATTCTCAAGACAACCCTAGTAAGTATCCTCATTATTCTTCTGAGGAGGATGGGAAAAACAGGCTCAGAAGGATCCAGTCTTACACCCATTAAGTGGCAAAGAAGTCATCAAACTCAAGACTGTCTAGTTTTGAGTCTACTTTCTTAACTTTCAGGACACCTTGCGTCTTGTTCAACGTACAGAACGTACATCCTGGCTGAAGACTGAGCCTTAAACTCCTAAGAATTTGGGGGCGGGTAGGAATGGCATTTTCATAGACTCTCCGCACTGGTTATACGCCAGGTTTTATTCTCCAGCATGAAGCCTCTGATGTCGAATAAGCGCCGAGCTGTGCctgaaggatttcccacattcagCACATTCGtaaggtttttctccagtatgaattctgtaatGTTCACTAAGGTGTGCCTGTTTGCGGAAAGTTTTTTCACACTCGCTACACTTGTAaagtttctctccagtgtgagttcTCTCATGTTCAACAAGGGAGGAGTTCTGAGTGAAGGCTTTACCACATTCCATGCATGTGTAAGGCTTCTCTCCTGAATGAATTCTCTGATGCTGCATGAGGCATGCACTCTGgttaaagg from Neovison vison isolate M4711 chromosome 6, ASM_NN_V1, whole genome shotgun sequence encodes:
- the KIAA1143 gene encoding uncharacterized protein KIAA1143 homolog; its protein translation is MSKRNQVSYVRPAEPAFLARFKERVGYREGPTVETKRIQPQLPEEDGDHSDKEDEQPQVVVLKKGDLSVEEVMKIKAEIKAAKADEEPAVVDGRIMYRKPVKRSSDEKYSGLTASSKKKKANEDEINKQDSVKKNSQKQVKNSCLLSFDNEDESQ